In the Juglans microcarpa x Juglans regia isolate MS1-56 chromosome 6D, Jm3101_v1.0, whole genome shotgun sequence genome, one interval contains:
- the LOC121235637 gene encoding pentatricopeptide repeat-containing protein At3g48250, chloroplastic-like, with protein sequence MTHAVHPPDLPHFTRTLHCTFFVLRFLLTLLAAAVSTCSSSLLAGGCYTMNRAKATLTSLRLVNSFFSTRRPATRLLASQVNQFYASLSHRSFHTSYFLSNHQKLFFSSKPSSVVELLLSNDWSDELELDLKKSYPSLTHETVIYILKKLDKDPEKASDFFNWVCEKAGFRPSSSVYSLMLRILVNKESMKQFWVTLRKMKEEGFYVDEETYLTLLGQFKKGKMASDVTALKHFYSRMLVENAMENVVKKVVDIVLESESTDEVEHELEELKIVLSDNFVIRVLKELRNYPSKALKFFYWVGRCSGYGHNAVTYNAIARVLGRDDSIELFWSVVEEIKSAGYEMDIDTYIKISRQFQKYKMMEDAVKLYEFMMDSPFKPSVQDCSMLLRTISAGDNPNLDLVFRVAKKYESMGHTLSKAVYDGIHRSLTSAGRFDEAENIMKVMRNAGYQPDNITYSQVVFGLCKMRRLEEACKVLDEMEEQGCLPDIKTWTILIQGHCAANELEKALMCLAKMIEKNCDVDADLLDVLINGFLSQRRVDGAYKLLVEMVNKDRLRPWQATYKNMIEKLLGVGKLEEALNLLRLMKKQNHPPFPEPFVQYIAKFGTVEDAADFFKALSVKEYPSSSAYLHVFKSFFKEGRHSEAKDLLFKCPHHIRKHSEIGKLFGSTGNDNAAS encoded by the coding sequence ATGACCCACGCCGTGCACCCTCCAGACTTGCCTCACTTCACTCGAACATTACATTGCACTTTCTTTGTACTTCGgtttctccttaccttgcttgctGCCGCCGTCTCCACCTGCTCCTCCTCCTTACTAGCCGGCGGTTGTTACACCATGAACCGAGCAAAGGCAACCCTTACATCACTCAGACTCGTCAACTCGTTCTTCTCCACTCGGCGTCCCGCAACTCGACTTCTCGCCAGCCAGGTGAATCAGTTTTATGCCTCTCTTTCACATCGATCTTTTCACACTTCGTACTTCCTAAGTAACCATCAAAAGCTGTTCTTCTCGTCGAAACCAAGTTCGGTGGTGGAACTCCTTCTGTCCAACGATTGGTCCGACGAGTTAGAGCTTGACTTAAAAAAATCCTACCCTTCACTGACCCACGAAACAGTTATTTACATTTTGAAGAAACTCGATAAAGACCCAGAAAAGGCCTCCGATTTTTTCAACTGGGTCTGTGAGAAAGCTGGTTTTAGACCCAGTTCTTCGGTGTATAGCTTAATGCTTAGGATTTTGGTTAACAAAGAGTCAATGAAGCAGTTTTGGGTCACgctgagaaaaatgaaagaggaaGGGTTTTATGTTGATGAGGAAACATATTTGACACTTTTGGGGCAGTTTAAGAAGGGGAAGATGGCTAGCGATGTCACGGCGTTGAAACACTTCTACAGTCGGATGCTTGTAGAGAATGCGATGGAGAATGTTGTGAAGAAGGTGGTTGATATTGTTTTGGAGTCAGAGTCGACAGATGAGGTTGAACATGAATTAGAGGAGCTCAAAATCGTGTTATCGGATAATTTTGTGATCCGGGTATTGAAAGAACTTCGAAATTACCCCTCGAAggctttgaaatttttttattgggttgGCCGTTGTAGTGGTTATGGACACAATGCGGTGACTTATAATGCGATTGCTAGGGTTCTTGGTAGGGATGATTCAATTGAGCTGTTTTGGAGCGTTGTTGAGGAGATTAAGAGTGCGGGTTATGAGATGGATATTgacacatatataaaaatatcaaggCAATTTCAGAAGTACAAGATGATGGAGGACGCGGTGAAGCTTTATGAATTTATGATGGATAGCCCATTTAAGCCATCAGTTCAGGACTGTAGCATGCTTTTGAGGACCATATCAGCCGGTGATAACCCGAATCTGGATTTGGTGTTTAGAGTTGCAAAGAAATATGAGTCAATGGGTCATACTCTCTCTAAGGCAGTCTATGATGGGATTCATAGGTCGTTGACAAGTGCAGGGAGGTTTGATGAGGCAGAGAATATCATGAAGGTTATGAGAAACGCAGGGTATCAGCCTGATAATATCACATACAGCCAAGTGGTTTTTGGACTTTGTAAGATGAGGAGGCTTGAAGAGGCTTGTAAGGTGCTGGATGAGATGGAAGAACAAGGATGCCTTCCCGATATTAAGACTTGGACTATTTTGATTCAAGGGCATTGTGCAGCTAATGAACTTGAAAAGGCACTGATGTGTTTGGCAAAGATGATAGAGAAGAACTGTGATGTTGATGCTGATCTGCTGGATGTCTTAATTAATGGTTTCCTTAGTCAGAGGAGAGTAGATGGTGCATACAAATTGCTTGTGGAGATGGTGAATAAGGATCGCTTAAGACCTTGGCAAGCTACctataaaaatatgattgaaaAGCTTTTAGGCGTAGGGAAACTTGAAGAAGCACTGAATTTGCTTCGTTTAATGAAGAAGCAAAATCACCCACCTTTCCCAGAACCCTTTGTCCAATATATTGCGAAGTTTGGGACTGTGGAGGATGCTGCAGACTTTTTTAAGGCATTAAGTGTAAAAGAATATCCATCCTCTTCTGCTTACCTTCATGTTTTCAAATCGTTCTTTAAAGAAGGTAGGCATTCTGAGGCCAAAGATCTGCTTTTCAAGTGCCCTCATCATATTCGTAAGCATAGTGAAATTGGCAAACTTTTTGGTTCAACAGGGAATGACAATGCTGCTTCATGA